The Suncus etruscus isolate mSunEtr1 chromosome 14, mSunEtr1.pri.cur, whole genome shotgun sequence genome contains a region encoding:
- the KASH5 gene encoding protein KASH5 yields the protein MELSEGQVAGPTAKGAGLTTCFQVGTLPSGDLPVYCWEQPEDSSSGTLLTLEEQILNSTFEACDPQRTGTVTVTHVLAYLETVTGRGPQDARLRTLACSLDPNGEGPGATVDLDTFLTVMRDWIAACQLEGGLELEEETVFEGVLTSQQLPSGCREAEEPANLESFGGEDPKPELPATADLLSNLEDLELSNRRLAGENAKLQRSVETAEEGSARLAEEILALRKQLRSTQQALQCAKAVDEELEDLKTLTKSLEEQNHSLLAQTRQSEKEQQHLAAEMESLQEENGKLLAERDGVKRRNEELTLEKDALKRQLYECERLVCQRDTALSERTRHVDRLARTLAEYKTTNQELRNEISHLEEQLSQIHKGPEELPEGAQERTMDMSRLLPPSLGMEIGAIQQSQDMAASGLCNPLCGVWQWDNGSTETDEEAAIFPAAQGESEHPVEGRKERSMWLPRREEKEEEETQVMANLPIPLGDPNCDIPGSPPESPAQPALQQALVPVVKELGPVVPPVWSPLCICPLHPPQLRVQRHSVIPAPILGMLLLLVLSVLLFGHLQPPTWPHLQLYYLQPPPM from the exons ATGGAGCTCTCTGAAGGCCAGGTTGCTGGCCCCACTGCAAAAG GAGCAGGGCTAACGACATGTTTCCAGGTCGGGACTCTGCCCAGTGGCGACCTTCCAG TGTACTGCTGGGAACAGCCGGAGGATAGCAGCTCGGGGACCTTACTCACCTTAGAGGAGCAGATACTGAACTCCACATTCGAAGCTTGTGACCCCCAGAGGACAG GCACTGTGACTGTGACCCATGTACTCGCCTACTTGGAGACCGTGACAGGCCGGGGACCCCAGGATGCACGTCTTCGAACACTGGCTTGTAGCCTGGACCCCAATGGGGAAGGCCCCGGAGCCACTGTGGATTTGGACACTTTCCTGACAGTCATGCGGGACTGGATTGCTGCCTGTCAGTTGGAGGG GGGATTAGAGCTGGAAGAGGAGACTGTCTTCGAGGGAGTCCTGACCTCCCAGCAGCTGCCATCTG GATGTCGGGAAGCTGAGGAACCAGCCAATCTGGAGAGCTTTGGAGGAGAAGACCCCAAACCTGAATT GCCTGCCACAGCTGACCTTCTGAGCAACCTGGAGGACCTAGAACTCAGCAACCGGCGGCTGGCCGGGGAGAATGCCAAACTGCAGCGCAGCGTGGAAACCGCCGAAGAGGGCTCAGCTAGGCTGGCCGAGGAGATCTTGGCCCTGCGCAAACAGCTTCGCAG TACCCAGCAGGCTCTGCAGTGTGCCAAAGCTGTGGATGAGGAGCTGGAGGACCTGAAAACCCTCACCAAGAGCCTGGAGGAGCAGAACCACAGCCTCCTGGCCCAGACCAGGCAGTCG GAAAAGGAGCAGCAGCATCTGGCGGCTGAGATGGAGTCTCTGCAGGAGGAG AACGGGAAGCTGCTGGCTGAGCGGGACGGGGTGAAGAGGAGGAACGAGGAGCTGACCCTGGAGAAGGACGCTCTGAAG CGGCAGCTCTATGAGTGTGAACGACTGGTGTGCCAGCGAGACACAGCCCTGTCTGAG CGCACGCGCCATGTGGACCGGCTGGCCAGGACCTTGGCAGAGTACAAAACGACCAACCAG GAGTTAAGGAATGAAATCTCACACCTGGAAGAGCAGCTGAGTCAGATCCACAAGGGTCCTGAAGA ACTACCTGAAGGGGCCCAGGAGAGAACAATGGACATGTCCAGGCTGCTGCCCCCCTCGCTGGGTATGGAGATCGGGGCGATTCAGCAG AGCCAAGACATGGCCGCCTCAGGTCTCTGCAATCCTCTGTGTGGAGTGTGGCAGTGGGATAACGGCTCCACTGAGACTGATGAAGAAGCTGCAATTTTCCCTGCAGCCCAG GGTGAGTCTGAGCACCCCGTGGAAGGACGGAAGGAACGCTCCATGTG GTTGCCcagaagagaggaaaaggaggaagaggaaaccCAAGTCATG GCCAATCTCCCCATTCCCCTGGGAGACCCCAACTGTGACATCCCTGGCAGCCCTCCTGAGAG CCCTGCCCAGCCAGCACTGCAGCAAGCCCTGGTGCCGGTGGTGAAGGAGCTGGGCCCTGTGGTGCCACCGGTCTGGAGCCCACTCTGCATCTGTCCCCTGCACCCTCCACAGCTCAG GGTACAACGGCACTCCGTGATCCCTGCGCCCATCCTGggcatgctgctgctgctggtgctCTCTGTGCTGCTGTTTGGCCATTTGCAGCCCCCCACCTGGCCCCACCTCCAGCTCTACTACCTGCAGCCCCCACCCATGTGA
- the GFY gene encoding Golgi-associated olfactory signaling regulator, producing the protein MKAFRAVLFLPIFLLAWSGSEASPTTPGGPQNLIPEFSGTPYSEPSKTPHVPSPEPSPPEFMGSPDPALPETLHPESPEAPSLNSLNDSISDSPEIPQMNPSEMNYSDLSGAPKSTLLEIPHTEAPETSQSNSTVDISKPSLTQAPHPRSPEAPKFNSTGISEVEVPNTPSPGPIQTHHSEPPEMQDPDVTESPSPESPQTLPPNPSETPLPELLVTQKPNPPEPPKTEGPTSHSQNATETPLASHPEVATSGHPETPAPLQEEATVLNASGTPNADAPGTTGPASPISFSPKGPDAPPPSVLPSGTPNLPAPATPKVPQRRNRGERVNTIIVVERVKETGVALVGRPRGAAGGALCLFLAGTGLLIGILLLLWCLYRRASRHRPFAHHRLPSDDEPVMHLDAPKDPYDLYFYTPDAWVPSHIATKQPPCTPPLPPKLPPPPRGGRPQRLEPLSPATLPNNFV; encoded by the exons ATGAAGGCCTTTAGGGCAGTCCTCTtcctccccatcttcctcctggCCTGGTCAGGCTCTGAGGCCAGCCCTACGACCCCTGGCGGGCCTCAGAACCTCATCCCAGAATTCTCTGGAACCCCTTATTCTGAGCCCTCCAAGACCCCTCATGTCCCTTCTCCAGAACCGTCCCCTCCTGAATTCATGGGGAGCCCAGATCCTGCCCTCCCGGAAACCCTACACCCCGAGTCTCCCGAAGCCCCCAGTCTGAACTCCCTCAACGATTCAATATCCGATTCCCCAGAAATACCCCAAATGAACCCCTCTGAAATGAACTATTCAGACCTTTCTGGGGCCCCTAAATCTACCCTGCTTGAGATTCCACATACAGAAGCCCCTGAGACCTCCCAATCTAATAGCACAGTTGACATCTCAAAACCTAGCCTTACCCAAGCCCCACATCCACGATCTCCAGAGGCCCCCAAATTTAACTCCACGGGAATCTCAGAGGTCGAAGTCCCTAACACCCCAAGTCCTGGCCCTATCCAAACCCATCACTCCGAACCCCCAGAAATGCAGGACCCAGACGTCACTGAGTCCCCAAGCCCTGAATCCCCCCAAACTCTTCCTCCCAACCCTTCCGAAACACCTCTCCCAGAGCTCCTCGTGACCCAGAAGCCCAATCCCCCTGAACCCCCCAAAACGGAAGGCCCCACATCCCACTCCCAGAATGCCACAGAAACCCCCCTGGCGTCCCACCCTGAGGTCGCAACCAGTGGACACCCAGAAACACCTGCACCCCTGCAAGAGGAAGCCACAGTCCTCAACGCATCCGGGACCCCCAACGCCGACGCCCCTGGGACAACCGGGCCCGCCTCCCCCATCAGCTTCAGCCCTAAGGGCCCCGATGCCCCTCCGCCCTCGGTCCTGCCTTCCGGGACCCCCAATCTACCGGCCCCAGCCACCCCAAAGGTCCCCCAGCGCCGCAACCGAGGCGAGCGAGTCAACACCATCATCGTGGTGGAGCGCGTGAAGGAGACAG GGGTGGCGCTGGTGGGGCGCCCCCGGGGCGCGGCGGGCGGAGCGCTCTGCCTGTTCCTCGCGGGCACCGGGCTGCTGATCGGCATCCTGCTGCTGCTCTGGTGCCTCTACCGCCGGGCGTCGCGGCACCGGCCCTTCGCGCACCACCGCCTGCCCAGCGACGACGAGCCTG TTATGCACCTGGACGCCCCGAAGGACCCCTACGACCTCTACTTTTACACGCCGGACGCCTGGGTCCCGTCGCACATAGCCACCAAGCAGCCGCCCTGCACGCCCCCTCTGCCCCCGAAACTGCCCCCGCCACCTCGCGGGGGCCGCCCCCAGCGTCTGGAACCGCTGTCCCCCGCCACGCTGCCCAACAACTTCGTGTGA
- the SLC17A7 gene encoding vesicular glutamate transporter 1 — protein MEFRQEEFRKLAGRALGRLHRLLEKRQEGAETLELSAEGRPVTAQPRDPPVVDCTCFGLPRRYIIAIMSGLGFCISFGIRCNLGVAIVSMVNNSTTHRGGHVVVQKAQFNWDPETVGLIHGSFFWGYIVTQIPGGFICQKFAANRVFGFAIVATSTLNMLIPSAARVHYGCVIFVRILQGLVEGVTYPACHGIWSKWAPPLERSRLATTAFCGSYAGAVVAMPLAGVLVQYSGWSSVFYVYGSFGIFWYLFWLLVSYESPAVHPSISEEERKYIEDAIGESAKLMNPVTKFNTPWRRFFTSMPVYAIIVANFCRSWTFYLLLISQPAYFEEVFGFEISKVGLVSALPHLVMTIIVPIGGQIADFLRSRHIMSTTNVRKLMNCGGFGMEATLLLVVGYSHSKGVAISFLVLAVGFSGFAISGFNVNHLDIAPRYASILMGISNGVGTLSGMVCPIIVGAMTKHKTREEWQYVFLIASLVHYGGVIFYGVFASGEKQPWAEPEEMSEEKCGFVGHDQLAGSDESDMEDEAEPPGAPPALPPSYGATHSTLQPPRPPPPVRDY, from the exons CCTTCTGGAGAAGCGGCAGGAGGGCGCGGAGACGCTGGAGCTGAGCGCCGAGGGGCGCCCGGTGACCGCGCAGCCCCGGGACCCGCCGGTGGTGGACTGTACGTGCTTCGGGCTGCCGCGCCGCTACATCATCGCCATCATGAGCGGCCTGGGCTTCTGCATCAGCTTCGGCATCCGCTGCAACCTGGGCGTGGCCATCGTCTCCATGGTCAACAACAGCACCACCCACCGCGGGGGCCACGTCGTGGTGCAG AAAGCTCAATTCAACTGGGACCCAGAGACTGTTGGCCTCATACACGGCTCCTTTTTCTGGGGCTACATTGTCACCCAGATACCCGGAGGATTTATCTGCCAAAAATTTGCAGCCAACAG GGTGTTCGGCTTTGCCATTGTGGCGACGTCCACTTTAAACATGCTCATCCCTTCGGCTGCTCGCGTCCATTATGGCTGCGTCATCTTCGTGAGGATTCTGCAGGGATTGGTAGAG GGGGTCACGTACCCCGCTTGCCACGGCATCTGGAGCAAGTGGGCCCCGCCCTTGGAGCGGAGTCGCCTGGCCACGACGGCCTTCTGCG GTTCCTACGCCGGGGCGGTGGTCGCGATGCCTCTCGCGGGGGTACTGGTGCAGTACTCGGGATGGAGCTCCGTGTTCTACGTCTACG GCAGCTTCGGGATCTTCTGGTACCTGTTCTGGCTGCTCGTCTCCTACGAGTCCCCCGCGGTGCACCCCAGCATTTCGGAAGAGGAGCGCAAGTACATCGAGGACGCCATCGGAGAGAGCGCCAAACTCATGAACCCCGTCACG AAGTTTAACACCCCCTGGAGGCGCTTCTTCACCTCCATGCCCGTCTACGCCATCATCGTGGCCAACTTCTGCCGAAGCTGGACTTTCTACCTGCTGCTCATCTCGCAGCCCGCCTACTTCGAAGAAGTGTTTGGGTTCGAGATCAGCAAG GTGGGCCTGGTCTCAGCCTTGCCGCACTTGGTGATGACCATTATCGTGCCCATCGGCGGGCAGATCGCCGACTTCCTGAGGAGCCGCCACATCATGTCCACCACCAACGTGCGCAAGCTGATGAACTGCGGGG GCTTCGGCATGGAGGCCACGCTGCTGCTGGTGGTCGGCTACTCGCACTCCAAAGGCGTGGCCATCTCTTTCCTGGTTCTCGCTGTGGGCTTCAGCGGCTTCGCCATCTCTG GATTCAACGTGAACCATCTGGACATCGCCCCGCGCTATGCCAGCATTCTTATGGGCATCTCCAATGGCGTGGGCACCTTGTCAGGCATGGTGTGCCCCATCATCGTGGGCGCCATGACGAAGCACAAG ACTCGGGAGGAGTGGCAGTACGTGTTCCTCATCGCCTCCCTGGTGCACTACGGGGGTGTCATCTTCTATGGGGTCTTCGCTTCCGGGGAGAAGCAGCCTTGGGCAGAGCCCGAGGAGATGAGTGAAGAGAAATGTGGCTTCGTGGGCCATGACCAGCTGGCTGGCAGCGACGAGAGTGACATGGAGGACGAGGCAGAGCCCCCCGGAGCGCCCCCCGCCCTGCCCCCGTCCTACGGGGCCACACACAGCACTCTGCAGCCCCCCAGACCCCCACCTCCTGTCCGGGACTACTGA